A part of Oryctolagus cuniculus chromosome 15, mOryCun1.1, whole genome shotgun sequence genomic DNA contains:
- the NUDT13 gene encoding NAD(P)H pyrophosphatase NUDT13, mitochondrial isoform X4: protein MDSLPWLAGNVGLIMFLYCGAAWRSKSGYFRLLSTYVTKTRYLFELKEDDNACKKAQQTGTFYLFHHLAPLLQISERHYVAPRVSLLELEKLLEKCGQDTQRIEDSVLIGCSEQQEAWFALDLGLNSSSAVSASLQKSQMETELQGSFIELRKALFQMDVKDVPLLFTAQALLSWHDAHQFCSRSGQPTRKNMAGSKRVCPSSNIIYYPQMAPVVITLVSDGTRCLLARQSSFPKGMYSALAGFCDIGESVEEAVRREVAEEVGLEVESLQYSTSQHWPFPNCSLMIACHATVKPGQTETLGTTILLCFYV, encoded by the exons ATGGATTCACTGCCTTGGCTCGCAGGGAATGTG GGCCTGATAATGTTCCTGTACTGTGGAGCAGCTTGGAGGAGCAAATCTGGGTACTTTAGGCTGCTGTCAACCTATGTCACTAAGACACG GTACCTATTTGAACTGAAGGAAGACGACAATGCGTGTAAAAAAGCGCAGCAGACAGGCACCTTTTACCTCTTTCACCACCTGGCTCCTTTGCTTCAAATATCAGAGCGTCATTATGTGGCCCCCCGCGTCAGCCTGTTAG AGTTGGAAAAGCTCCTGGAGAAGTGCGGCCAGGATACGCAGAGGATAGAGGATTCCGTGCTGATTGGATGCTCTGAACAGCAGGAAGCATGGTTTGCTCTGGATCTAGGACTGAACAGCTCCTCTGCTGTAAGCG CCTCCTTGCAGAAATCTCAAATGGAGACGGAGCTCCAGGGGTCCTTCATTGAGCTGAGGAAGGCCCTCTTCCAGATGGACGTGAAGGATGTCCCCTTGCTGTTCACG GCTCAGGCTCTCCTCAGCTGGCATGATGCTCACCAGTTCTGCAGCAGAAGTGGGCAGCCCACCAGGAAGAACATGGCAGGGAGCAAGCGTGTGTGCCCTTCCAGTAACATCATCTATTACCCACAA ATGGCTCCCGTGGTGATCACTCTGGTGTCAGATGGAACCCGATGCCTGCTTGCCCGCCAGAGCTCCTTTCCCAAAGGAATGTACTCTGCCTTGGCAGGGTTCTGCGATATAG GTGAGAGTGTGGAAGAGGCTGTTCGTCGGGAAGTTGCAGAAGAggtgggactggaagtggaaagCCTGCAGTACTCCACATCCCAACACTGGCCCTTTCCTAACTGTTCTCTCATGATTGCTTGTCACGCAACTGTGAAGCCAGGGCAGACAGAG ACCCTGGGCACCACCATTCTACTGTGTTTCTATGTTTGA
- the NUDT13 gene encoding NAD(P)H pyrophosphatase NUDT13, mitochondrial isoform X1 — MDSLPWLAGNVGLIMFLYCGAAWRSKSGYFRLLSTYVTKTRYLFELKEDDNACKKAQQTGTFYLFHHLAPLLQISERHYVAPRVSLLELEKLLEKCGQDTQRIEDSVLIGCSEQQEAWFALDLGLNSSSAVSASLQKSQMETELQGSFIELRKALFQMDVKDVPLLFTAQALLSWHDAHQFCSRSGQPTRKNMAGSKRVCPSSNIIYYPQMAPVVITLVSDGTRCLLARQSSFPKGMYSALAGFCDIGESVEEAVRREVAEEVGLEVESLQYSTSQHWPFPNCSLMIACHATVKPGQTEIQLNLKELEAAAWFSHDEVAAALRRKNPYIRQQNETFPFWVPPKLAIAHQLIKEWVEKQACSPPA; from the exons ATGGATTCACTGCCTTGGCTCGCAGGGAATGTG GGCCTGATAATGTTCCTGTACTGTGGAGCAGCTTGGAGGAGCAAATCTGGGTACTTTAGGCTGCTGTCAACCTATGTCACTAAGACACG GTACCTATTTGAACTGAAGGAAGACGACAATGCGTGTAAAAAAGCGCAGCAGACAGGCACCTTTTACCTCTTTCACCACCTGGCTCCTTTGCTTCAAATATCAGAGCGTCATTATGTGGCCCCCCGCGTCAGCCTGTTAG AGTTGGAAAAGCTCCTGGAGAAGTGCGGCCAGGATACGCAGAGGATAGAGGATTCCGTGCTGATTGGATGCTCTGAACAGCAGGAAGCATGGTTTGCTCTGGATCTAGGACTGAACAGCTCCTCTGCTGTAAGCG CCTCCTTGCAGAAATCTCAAATGGAGACGGAGCTCCAGGGGTCCTTCATTGAGCTGAGGAAGGCCCTCTTCCAGATGGACGTGAAGGATGTCCCCTTGCTGTTCACG GCTCAGGCTCTCCTCAGCTGGCATGATGCTCACCAGTTCTGCAGCAGAAGTGGGCAGCCCACCAGGAAGAACATGGCAGGGAGCAAGCGTGTGTGCCCTTCCAGTAACATCATCTATTACCCACAA ATGGCTCCCGTGGTGATCACTCTGGTGTCAGATGGAACCCGATGCCTGCTTGCCCGCCAGAGCTCCTTTCCCAAAGGAATGTACTCTGCCTTGGCAGGGTTCTGCGATATAG GTGAGAGTGTGGAAGAGGCTGTTCGTCGGGAAGTTGCAGAAGAggtgggactggaagtggaaagCCTGCAGTACTCCACATCCCAACACTGGCCCTTTCCTAACTGTTCTCTCATGATTGCTTGTCACGCAACTGTGAAGCCAGGGCAGACAGAG atccagctgaacTTGAAAGAACTAGAGGCAGCTGCCTGGTTCAGTCATGATGAGGTGGCCGCAGCCCTGAGGAGAAAGAATCCTTACATTCGTCAACAGAATGAGACTTTTCCGTTCTGGGTGCCCCCGAAGTTAGCCATTGCTCACCAACTGATTAAGGAATGGGTGGAAAAACAGGCCTGTTCCCCGCCTGCTTAG
- the NUDT13 gene encoding NAD(P)H pyrophosphatase NUDT13, mitochondrial isoform X3 has product MDSLPWLAGNVGLIMFLYCGAAWRSKSGYFRLLSTYVTKTRYLFELKEDDNACKKAQQTGTFYLFHHLAPLLQISERHYVAPRVSLLELEKLLEKCGQDTQRIEDSVLIGCSEQQEAWFALDLGLNSSSAVSASLQKSQMETELQGSFIELRKALFQMDVKDVPLLFTMAPVVITLVSDGTRCLLARQSSFPKGMYSALAGFCDIGESVEEAVRREVAEEVGLEVESLQYSTSQHWPFPNCSLMIACHATVKPGQTEIQLNLKELEAAAWFSHDEVAAALRRKNPYIRQQNETFPFWVPPKLAIAHQLIKEWVEKQACSPPA; this is encoded by the exons ATGGATTCACTGCCTTGGCTCGCAGGGAATGTG GGCCTGATAATGTTCCTGTACTGTGGAGCAGCTTGGAGGAGCAAATCTGGGTACTTTAGGCTGCTGTCAACCTATGTCACTAAGACACG GTACCTATTTGAACTGAAGGAAGACGACAATGCGTGTAAAAAAGCGCAGCAGACAGGCACCTTTTACCTCTTTCACCACCTGGCTCCTTTGCTTCAAATATCAGAGCGTCATTATGTGGCCCCCCGCGTCAGCCTGTTAG AGTTGGAAAAGCTCCTGGAGAAGTGCGGCCAGGATACGCAGAGGATAGAGGATTCCGTGCTGATTGGATGCTCTGAACAGCAGGAAGCATGGTTTGCTCTGGATCTAGGACTGAACAGCTCCTCTGCTGTAAGCG CCTCCTTGCAGAAATCTCAAATGGAGACGGAGCTCCAGGGGTCCTTCATTGAGCTGAGGAAGGCCCTCTTCCAGATGGACGTGAAGGATGTCCCCTTGCTGTTCACG ATGGCTCCCGTGGTGATCACTCTGGTGTCAGATGGAACCCGATGCCTGCTTGCCCGCCAGAGCTCCTTTCCCAAAGGAATGTACTCTGCCTTGGCAGGGTTCTGCGATATAG GTGAGAGTGTGGAAGAGGCTGTTCGTCGGGAAGTTGCAGAAGAggtgggactggaagtggaaagCCTGCAGTACTCCACATCCCAACACTGGCCCTTTCCTAACTGTTCTCTCATGATTGCTTGTCACGCAACTGTGAAGCCAGGGCAGACAGAG atccagctgaacTTGAAAGAACTAGAGGCAGCTGCCTGGTTCAGTCATGATGAGGTGGCCGCAGCCCTGAGGAGAAAGAATCCTTACATTCGTCAACAGAATGAGACTTTTCCGTTCTGGGTGCCCCCGAAGTTAGCCATTGCTCACCAACTGATTAAGGAATGGGTGGAAAAACAGGCCTGTTCCCCGCCTGCTTAG
- the NUDT13 gene encoding NAD(P)H pyrophosphatase NUDT13, mitochondrial isoform X6, whose translation MFLYCGAAWRSKSGYFRLLSTYVTKTRYLFELKEDDNACKKAQQTGTFYLFHHLAPLLQISERHYVAPRVSLLELEKLLEKCGQDTQRIEDSVLIGCSEQQEAWFALDLGLNSSSAVSASLQKSQMETELQGSFIELRKALFQMDVKDVPLLFTAQALLSWHDAHQFCSRSGQPTRKNMAGSKRVCPSSNIIYYPQMAPVVITLVSDGTRCLLARQSSFPKGMYSALAGFCDIGESVEEAVRREVAEEVGLEVESLQYSTSQHWPFPNCSLMIACHATVKPGQTETLGTTILLCFYV comes from the exons ATGTTCCTGTACTGTGGAGCAGCTTGGAGGAGCAAATCTGGGTACTTTAGGCTGCTGTCAACCTATGTCACTAAGACACG GTACCTATTTGAACTGAAGGAAGACGACAATGCGTGTAAAAAAGCGCAGCAGACAGGCACCTTTTACCTCTTTCACCACCTGGCTCCTTTGCTTCAAATATCAGAGCGTCATTATGTGGCCCCCCGCGTCAGCCTGTTAG AGTTGGAAAAGCTCCTGGAGAAGTGCGGCCAGGATACGCAGAGGATAGAGGATTCCGTGCTGATTGGATGCTCTGAACAGCAGGAAGCATGGTTTGCTCTGGATCTAGGACTGAACAGCTCCTCTGCTGTAAGCG CCTCCTTGCAGAAATCTCAAATGGAGACGGAGCTCCAGGGGTCCTTCATTGAGCTGAGGAAGGCCCTCTTCCAGATGGACGTGAAGGATGTCCCCTTGCTGTTCACG GCTCAGGCTCTCCTCAGCTGGCATGATGCTCACCAGTTCTGCAGCAGAAGTGGGCAGCCCACCAGGAAGAACATGGCAGGGAGCAAGCGTGTGTGCCCTTCCAGTAACATCATCTATTACCCACAA ATGGCTCCCGTGGTGATCACTCTGGTGTCAGATGGAACCCGATGCCTGCTTGCCCGCCAGAGCTCCTTTCCCAAAGGAATGTACTCTGCCTTGGCAGGGTTCTGCGATATAG GTGAGAGTGTGGAAGAGGCTGTTCGTCGGGAAGTTGCAGAAGAggtgggactggaagtggaaagCCTGCAGTACTCCACATCCCAACACTGGCCCTTTCCTAACTGTTCTCTCATGATTGCTTGTCACGCAACTGTGAAGCCAGGGCAGACAGAG ACCCTGGGCACCACCATTCTACTGTGTTTCTATGTTTGA
- the NUDT13 gene encoding NAD(P)H pyrophosphatase NUDT13, mitochondrial isoform X2 produces the protein MFLYCGAAWRSKSGYFRLLSTYVTKTRYLFELKEDDNACKKAQQTGTFYLFHHLAPLLQISERHYVAPRVSLLELEKLLEKCGQDTQRIEDSVLIGCSEQQEAWFALDLGLNSSSAVSASLQKSQMETELQGSFIELRKALFQMDVKDVPLLFTAQALLSWHDAHQFCSRSGQPTRKNMAGSKRVCPSSNIIYYPQMAPVVITLVSDGTRCLLARQSSFPKGMYSALAGFCDIGESVEEAVRREVAEEVGLEVESLQYSTSQHWPFPNCSLMIACHATVKPGQTEIQLNLKELEAAAWFSHDEVAAALRRKNPYIRQQNETFPFWVPPKLAIAHQLIKEWVEKQACSPPA, from the exons ATGTTCCTGTACTGTGGAGCAGCTTGGAGGAGCAAATCTGGGTACTTTAGGCTGCTGTCAACCTATGTCACTAAGACACG GTACCTATTTGAACTGAAGGAAGACGACAATGCGTGTAAAAAAGCGCAGCAGACAGGCACCTTTTACCTCTTTCACCACCTGGCTCCTTTGCTTCAAATATCAGAGCGTCATTATGTGGCCCCCCGCGTCAGCCTGTTAG AGTTGGAAAAGCTCCTGGAGAAGTGCGGCCAGGATACGCAGAGGATAGAGGATTCCGTGCTGATTGGATGCTCTGAACAGCAGGAAGCATGGTTTGCTCTGGATCTAGGACTGAACAGCTCCTCTGCTGTAAGCG CCTCCTTGCAGAAATCTCAAATGGAGACGGAGCTCCAGGGGTCCTTCATTGAGCTGAGGAAGGCCCTCTTCCAGATGGACGTGAAGGATGTCCCCTTGCTGTTCACG GCTCAGGCTCTCCTCAGCTGGCATGATGCTCACCAGTTCTGCAGCAGAAGTGGGCAGCCCACCAGGAAGAACATGGCAGGGAGCAAGCGTGTGTGCCCTTCCAGTAACATCATCTATTACCCACAA ATGGCTCCCGTGGTGATCACTCTGGTGTCAGATGGAACCCGATGCCTGCTTGCCCGCCAGAGCTCCTTTCCCAAAGGAATGTACTCTGCCTTGGCAGGGTTCTGCGATATAG GTGAGAGTGTGGAAGAGGCTGTTCGTCGGGAAGTTGCAGAAGAggtgggactggaagtggaaagCCTGCAGTACTCCACATCCCAACACTGGCCCTTTCCTAACTGTTCTCTCATGATTGCTTGTCACGCAACTGTGAAGCCAGGGCAGACAGAG atccagctgaacTTGAAAGAACTAGAGGCAGCTGCCTGGTTCAGTCATGATGAGGTGGCCGCAGCCCTGAGGAGAAAGAATCCTTACATTCGTCAACAGAATGAGACTTTTCCGTTCTGGGTGCCCCCGAAGTTAGCCATTGCTCACCAACTGATTAAGGAATGGGTGGAAAAACAGGCCTGTTCCCCGCCTGCTTAG
- the NUDT13 gene encoding NAD(P)H pyrophosphatase NUDT13, mitochondrial isoform X5, with amino-acid sequence MFLYCGAAWRSKSGYFRLLSTYVTKTRYLFELKEDDNACKKAQQTGTFYLFHHLAPLLQISERHYVAPRVSLLELEKLLEKCGQDTQRIEDSVLIGCSEQQEAWFALDLGLNSSSAVSASLQKSQMETELQGSFIELRKALFQMDVKDVPLLFTMAPVVITLVSDGTRCLLARQSSFPKGMYSALAGFCDIGESVEEAVRREVAEEVGLEVESLQYSTSQHWPFPNCSLMIACHATVKPGQTEIQLNLKELEAAAWFSHDEVAAALRRKNPYIRQQNETFPFWVPPKLAIAHQLIKEWVEKQACSPPA; translated from the exons ATGTTCCTGTACTGTGGAGCAGCTTGGAGGAGCAAATCTGGGTACTTTAGGCTGCTGTCAACCTATGTCACTAAGACACG GTACCTATTTGAACTGAAGGAAGACGACAATGCGTGTAAAAAAGCGCAGCAGACAGGCACCTTTTACCTCTTTCACCACCTGGCTCCTTTGCTTCAAATATCAGAGCGTCATTATGTGGCCCCCCGCGTCAGCCTGTTAG AGTTGGAAAAGCTCCTGGAGAAGTGCGGCCAGGATACGCAGAGGATAGAGGATTCCGTGCTGATTGGATGCTCTGAACAGCAGGAAGCATGGTTTGCTCTGGATCTAGGACTGAACAGCTCCTCTGCTGTAAGCG CCTCCTTGCAGAAATCTCAAATGGAGACGGAGCTCCAGGGGTCCTTCATTGAGCTGAGGAAGGCCCTCTTCCAGATGGACGTGAAGGATGTCCCCTTGCTGTTCACG ATGGCTCCCGTGGTGATCACTCTGGTGTCAGATGGAACCCGATGCCTGCTTGCCCGCCAGAGCTCCTTTCCCAAAGGAATGTACTCTGCCTTGGCAGGGTTCTGCGATATAG GTGAGAGTGTGGAAGAGGCTGTTCGTCGGGAAGTTGCAGAAGAggtgggactggaagtggaaagCCTGCAGTACTCCACATCCCAACACTGGCCCTTTCCTAACTGTTCTCTCATGATTGCTTGTCACGCAACTGTGAAGCCAGGGCAGACAGAG atccagctgaacTTGAAAGAACTAGAGGCAGCTGCCTGGTTCAGTCATGATGAGGTGGCCGCAGCCCTGAGGAGAAAGAATCCTTACATTCGTCAACAGAATGAGACTTTTCCGTTCTGGGTGCCCCCGAAGTTAGCCATTGCTCACCAACTGATTAAGGAATGGGTGGAAAAACAGGCCTGTTCCCCGCCTGCTTAG
- the NUDT13 gene encoding NAD(P)H pyrophosphatase NUDT13, mitochondrial isoform X8, translating into METELQGSFIELRKALFQMDVKDVPLLFTMAPVVITLVSDGTRCLLARQSSFPKGMYSALAGFCDIGESVEEAVRREVAEEVGLEVESLQYSTSQHWPFPNCSLMIACHATVKPGQTEIQLNLKELEAAAWFSHDEVAAALRRKNPYIRQQNETFPFWVPPKLAIAHQLIKEWVEKQACSPPA; encoded by the exons ATGGAGACGGAGCTCCAGGGGTCCTTCATTGAGCTGAGGAAGGCCCTCTTCCAGATGGACGTGAAGGATGTCCCCTTGCTGTTCACG ATGGCTCCCGTGGTGATCACTCTGGTGTCAGATGGAACCCGATGCCTGCTTGCCCGCCAGAGCTCCTTTCCCAAAGGAATGTACTCTGCCTTGGCAGGGTTCTGCGATATAG GTGAGAGTGTGGAAGAGGCTGTTCGTCGGGAAGTTGCAGAAGAggtgggactggaagtggaaagCCTGCAGTACTCCACATCCCAACACTGGCCCTTTCCTAACTGTTCTCTCATGATTGCTTGTCACGCAACTGTGAAGCCAGGGCAGACAGAG atccagctgaacTTGAAAGAACTAGAGGCAGCTGCCTGGTTCAGTCATGATGAGGTGGCCGCAGCCCTGAGGAGAAAGAATCCTTACATTCGTCAACAGAATGAGACTTTTCCGTTCTGGGTGCCCCCGAAGTTAGCCATTGCTCACCAACTGATTAAGGAATGGGTGGAAAAACAGGCCTGTTCCCCGCCTGCTTAG
- the NUDT13 gene encoding NAD(P)H pyrophosphatase NUDT13, mitochondrial isoform X7 has translation METELQGSFIELRKALFQMDVKDVPLLFTAQALLSWHDAHQFCSRSGQPTRKNMAGSKRVCPSSNIIYYPQMAPVVITLVSDGTRCLLARQSSFPKGMYSALAGFCDIGESVEEAVRREVAEEVGLEVESLQYSTSQHWPFPNCSLMIACHATVKPGQTEIQLNLKELEAAAWFSHDEVAAALRRKNPYIRQQNETFPFWVPPKLAIAHQLIKEWVEKQACSPPA, from the exons ATGGAGACGGAGCTCCAGGGGTCCTTCATTGAGCTGAGGAAGGCCCTCTTCCAGATGGACGTGAAGGATGTCCCCTTGCTGTTCACG GCTCAGGCTCTCCTCAGCTGGCATGATGCTCACCAGTTCTGCAGCAGAAGTGGGCAGCCCACCAGGAAGAACATGGCAGGGAGCAAGCGTGTGTGCCCTTCCAGTAACATCATCTATTACCCACAA ATGGCTCCCGTGGTGATCACTCTGGTGTCAGATGGAACCCGATGCCTGCTTGCCCGCCAGAGCTCCTTTCCCAAAGGAATGTACTCTGCCTTGGCAGGGTTCTGCGATATAG GTGAGAGTGTGGAAGAGGCTGTTCGTCGGGAAGTTGCAGAAGAggtgggactggaagtggaaagCCTGCAGTACTCCACATCCCAACACTGGCCCTTTCCTAACTGTTCTCTCATGATTGCTTGTCACGCAACTGTGAAGCCAGGGCAGACAGAG atccagctgaacTTGAAAGAACTAGAGGCAGCTGCCTGGTTCAGTCATGATGAGGTGGCCGCAGCCCTGAGGAGAAAGAATCCTTACATTCGTCAACAGAATGAGACTTTTCCGTTCTGGGTGCCCCCGAAGTTAGCCATTGCTCACCAACTGATTAAGGAATGGGTGGAAAAACAGGCCTGTTCCCCGCCTGCTTAG